From one Streptomyces sp. Q6 genomic stretch:
- a CDS encoding 3-keto-5-aminohexanoate cleavage protein, giving the protein MSITENVIITCALTGAGDTVRKSPHVPVTPEQIARNAVEAADAGAAVVHIHVRDPETGAPSRDPKLYREVVERIKETGTDVVINLTAGMGGDLVVDPDQPLAGFPLPGSDLVGGLDRLPHVEELLPDICTLDCGSLNFGDGSNLYVSTPDMLRAGARRIQELGVRPELECFDTGHLWFAKQLLAEGLLDDPSVFQLCMGIPWGAPADPGVLQSMVTMLPENSRWASFAIGRMQMPWVAQSILLGGHVRVGLEDNLYLGKGTKATNAQLVERAVTLTESIGARVASPDEARDILGLRKAAA; this is encoded by the coding sequence ATGTCCATCACCGAGAACGTCATCATCACCTGCGCCCTCACCGGCGCCGGTGACACCGTCCGCAAGAGCCCCCACGTGCCCGTCACCCCGGAACAGATAGCCCGGAACGCCGTGGAGGCGGCGGACGCCGGCGCCGCCGTCGTCCACATCCACGTGCGCGATCCGGAGACCGGCGCCCCTTCGCGCGACCCGAAGCTGTACCGCGAGGTCGTCGAGCGCATCAAGGAGACCGGCACCGACGTCGTCATCAACCTCACCGCGGGCATGGGCGGCGACCTCGTCGTCGACCCGGACCAGCCGCTCGCCGGGTTCCCCCTCCCCGGCTCCGACCTGGTCGGCGGCCTCGACCGGCTCCCCCACGTCGAGGAGCTGCTCCCCGACATCTGCACCCTCGACTGCGGCTCGCTGAACTTCGGCGACGGCTCGAACCTCTACGTCTCCACCCCGGACATGCTGCGCGCGGGTGCCCGCCGCATCCAGGAGCTGGGCGTGCGGCCCGAGTTGGAGTGCTTCGACACCGGCCATCTGTGGTTCGCGAAGCAGCTGCTCGCGGAGGGGCTCCTCGACGATCCGTCGGTGTTCCAGCTGTGCATGGGCATCCCGTGGGGCGCGCCCGCCGACCCGGGCGTGCTCCAGTCCATGGTCACCATGCTGCCGGAGAACAGCCGTTGGGCGAGTTTCGCGATCGGCCGGATGCAGATGCCGTGGGTGGCGCAGTCCATCCTGCTCGGCGGGCACGTCCGCGTCGGCCTGGAGGACAACCTGTACCTCGGCAAGGGCACCAAGGCGACCAACGCCCAGCTCGTCGAGCGTGCCGTGACCCTCACCGAATCGATCGGCGCGCGGGTCGCGTCGCCGGACGAGGCCCGGGACATCCTCGGCCTCAGGAAGGCGGCGGCCTGA
- a CDS encoding beta-N-acetylhexosaminidase family protein, whose product MTPARRTLKAATAAALLLAASLGAVPHATAAAAPEPQALPTVSPTPQHLARAGADVPLPARVELVVADTTDTAARALVTEILRDHGVRRVEVTRKASGRAPLTVLLGPATRPDLARALRGTDVPAHAEGYALRATPGTVALGGTDATGQFYAAQTLRQLITARHAVAGASVSDFPSMRLRGSIEGFYGPPWTTAERLDQMDFLGEVKSNTYVYAPKDDPYHRDKWRDPYPADKLKELADLVDRAAANHVRFTFAVSPGGSICYSDPADVRALTAKLQALYDLGVRSFSVPLDDISYTKWNCAGDATAFGAPGRGPAAQAQVGLLNTVQRDFVAAHDGTNPLQMVPTEYGDLTDTAYKQEIRAHLDPAVEVMWTGTDVVPPEITDSQARQASQLFGRKVFVWDNYPVNDFGRTAGRLLLAPYDKREAGLSDNLSGLVSNPMNQEAASKLAVFTMSDFAWNDRGYDRTRSARQSALHLAGGDARVADAVQVFVDLNHMAPTFGSTPWQPQSPLLAAELTAFWKTYDTDPEAAVRSFAPTATTIERTPSVLRAGVPDQLFLHDADRWLTATEHWGAALRHGLAALKALAAQDRAAAEAARKAMDSEADTAARITVDPAEHHQLGPVKIADPYLQDFVTKVDALHDATAS is encoded by the coding sequence ATGACCCCCGCCCGAAGAACCCTCAAGGCCGCGACCGCCGCCGCCCTGCTCCTCGCCGCCTCGCTCGGCGCCGTCCCCCACGCCACGGCCGCCGCCGCGCCGGAACCGCAGGCCCTCCCGACCGTCTCGCCGACCCCGCAGCACCTCGCCCGCGCGGGCGCCGACGTCCCGCTCCCCGCCCGCGTCGAGCTCGTCGTCGCCGACACCACGGACACCGCGGCCCGCGCGCTCGTCACCGAGATCCTCAGGGACCACGGCGTACGGCGGGTCGAGGTGACGCGGAAGGCCTCCGGCCGGGCCCCGCTCACCGTCCTGCTCGGCCCGGCCACCCGCCCCGACCTCGCCCGCGCCCTGCGCGGCACCGACGTCCCCGCGCACGCCGAGGGCTACGCGCTGCGCGCCACGCCCGGCACCGTCGCCCTCGGCGGCACCGACGCCACCGGCCAGTTCTACGCGGCCCAGACGCTGCGCCAACTGATCACCGCCCGGCACGCCGTCGCCGGGGCCTCGGTCTCCGACTTCCCGTCGATGCGGCTGCGCGGGTCCATCGAGGGCTTCTACGGACCGCCGTGGACCACCGCCGAACGCCTCGACCAGATGGACTTCCTCGGCGAGGTCAAGTCCAACACGTACGTGTACGCGCCCAAGGACGACCCGTACCACCGGGACAAGTGGCGCGACCCGTACCCCGCCGACAAGCTCAAGGAGCTCGCGGACCTCGTCGACCGGGCCGCGGCCAACCACGTCCGCTTCACGTTCGCCGTCTCGCCCGGCGGCTCCATCTGCTACTCGGACCCGGCCGACGTGCGGGCCCTCACCGCCAAGCTCCAGGCCCTGTACGACCTGGGCGTCCGCTCCTTCTCCGTGCCGCTCGACGACATCAGCTACACGAAGTGGAACTGCGCGGGCGACGCCACGGCGTTCGGCGCGCCCGGCCGCGGTCCCGCCGCCCAGGCCCAGGTCGGCCTCCTGAACACCGTCCAGCGGGACTTCGTCGCCGCCCACGACGGCACCAACCCCCTCCAGATGGTGCCCACCGAGTACGGCGACCTCACCGACACCGCGTACAAGCAGGAGATCCGCGCCCACCTCGACCCGGCCGTCGAAGTGATGTGGACCGGCACCGACGTCGTCCCGCCGGAGATCACCGACTCCCAGGCGCGGCAGGCCTCCCAGCTGTTCGGCCGCAAGGTCTTCGTCTGGGACAACTACCCGGTCAACGACTTCGGCCGCACCGCGGGACGCCTCCTCCTCGCCCCCTACGACAAGCGCGAGGCCGGCCTCTCCGACAACCTCAGCGGCCTCGTCTCCAACCCCATGAACCAGGAAGCGGCCAGCAAGCTCGCCGTGTTCACCATGTCCGACTTCGCGTGGAACGACCGCGGCTACGACCGCACCCGCTCCGCCCGCCAGTCGGCCCTGCACCTCGCGGGCGGCGACGCGCGGGTCGCCGACGCCGTCCAGGTCTTCGTCGACCTGAACCACATGGCGCCCACCTTCGGCTCGACCCCGTGGCAGCCCCAATCACCGCTGCTCGCAGCCGAGTTGACCGCCTTCTGGAAGACGTACGACACGGACCCCGAAGCCGCGGTCCGCTCCTTCGCCCCGACGGCCACCACCATCGAACGCACCCCGTCCGTCCTGCGCGCCGGCGTCCCCGACCAGCTCTTCCTCCACGACGCCGACCGCTGGCTGACCGCCACCGAGCACTGGGGCGCGGCCCTGCGCCACGGCCTCGCCGCGCTCAAGGCCCTCGCCGCCCAGGACCGGGCCGCGGCGGAAGCGGCCCGCAAGGCGATGGACTCCGAGGCCGACACCGCCGCCCGCATCACGGTCGACCCGGCCGAACACCACCAACTGGGCCCCGTCAAGATCGCCGACCCCTACCTCCAGGACTTCGTCACGAAGGTCGACGCGCTGCACGACGCCACCGCGTCGTAG
- a CDS encoding thioesterase family protein, with the protein MTRQTARETPAGAPRLPLLHRTVRPEWIDYNGHMSEAFYVLAFGHATDAMMIETGLDSTYRESTGCSLYTVESHIRYLRDVPEGAHLAIRTRVLGVAAKKARFTHEMYVVADAVSEPAADAEPVATTELLAVHVDRQQGRAAAFPDMIGACFARLTEPAPPWAGRSIAPVS; encoded by the coding sequence ATGACGCGGCAGACGGCACGGGAGACCCCGGCGGGGGCGCCCCGGCTCCCGCTCCTCCACCGGACGGTCCGCCCCGAGTGGATCGACTACAACGGCCATATGAGCGAGGCGTTCTACGTCCTCGCCTTCGGCCACGCCACCGACGCGATGATGATCGAGACGGGCCTCGACTCCACGTACCGTGAGTCGACCGGATGCTCCCTCTACACGGTCGAGTCGCACATCCGGTACCTGCGGGACGTCCCCGAAGGCGCCCATCTCGCCATCCGTACGCGGGTGTTGGGGGTGGCGGCGAAGAAGGCGCGGTTCACGCACGAGATGTACGTCGTCGCGGACGCGGTGTCCGAGCCGGCTGCGGACGCGGAGCCGGTGGCGACGACGGAACTCCTGGCGGTCCACGTCGACCGGCAGCAGGGGCGCGCGGCCGCGTTCCCGGACATGATCGGCGCCTGCTTCGCCCGCCTCACGGAACCGGCACCGCCGTGGGCGGGCCGGTCCATCGCGCCGGTGTCCTGA
- a CDS encoding dienelactone hydrolase family protein: MRIPTPDGTADAFAAFPDDGARHPGVLLYGDAFGDRPTLRSMARELAGHGYYVLVPHFLHRHGPAPVIDLPEFIDEQARHTALKELMPLLQGHSGEHILRDADAFLGFLTARPEVADGPVGVLGYCFGGLLAMRTAAADPARVAAVASFHGPVVPDPSESLDAFLSRITAEVHLGHAASDLTPEALDELNRALDGAGVRHTSEIYPDTVHGFTMADTDAFSADGLRRHWERLLPLLEANLTGR; the protein is encoded by the coding sequence CTGCGGATCCCCACTCCGGACGGCACGGCCGACGCCTTCGCCGCCTTTCCCGACGACGGTGCGCGGCACCCCGGAGTGCTGCTCTACGGGGACGCGTTCGGCGACCGCCCCACGCTGCGCTCGATGGCCCGCGAACTGGCCGGGCACGGCTACTACGTGCTCGTCCCCCACTTCCTCCACCGGCACGGCCCGGCGCCCGTGATCGACCTGCCCGAGTTCATCGACGAGCAGGCACGGCACACGGCGCTGAAGGAGCTGATGCCGCTCCTCCAGGGGCACTCCGGCGAGCACATCCTGCGCGACGCCGACGCGTTCCTCGGGTTCCTCACCGCGCGGCCCGAGGTCGCGGACGGCCCGGTGGGCGTGCTCGGCTACTGCTTCGGCGGCCTGCTGGCGATGCGCACCGCGGCGGCCGACCCCGCCAGGGTCGCGGCCGTCGCCTCGTTCCACGGACCCGTCGTGCCCGACCCGTCCGAGAGCCTGGACGCGTTCCTCTCCCGGATCACGGCCGAGGTCCACCTCGGCCACGCCGCGAGCGACCTGACGCCCGAGGCCCTCGACGAGCTCAACCGTGCCCTGGACGGCGCGGGGGTCCGCCACACCTCGGAGATCTACCCCGACACCGTCCACGGGTTCACCATGGCCGACACCGACGCCTTCAGCGCGGACGGCCTGCGGCGTCACTGGGAGCGGCTGCTGCCCCTCCTGGAAGCCAACCTGACCGGGCGCTGA
- a CDS encoding glyceraldehyde-3-phosphate dehydrogenase, translating to MTVNDDSFTNWKHREETAESMIPIIGKLHRERDVNVLLHSRSLVNKSVVSILKTHRFARQIAGEELSVTETMPFLRALATLDLGPSQIDIGMLAATYRGDERGLSVEEFTADAVAGAIADGAEETAGRRPGRDVVLYGFGRIGRLVARLLIEKAGSGNGLRLRAIVVRPGGGRAADDLVKRASLLRRDSIHGQFQGTITVDEANSTIIANGNTIKVIYANDPSEVDYTAYGIHDAILIDNTGKWRDREGLSTHLRPGIDKVVLTAPGKGDVPNIVHGVNHDTIKPDEQILSCASCTTNAIVPPLKAMADEYGVVRGHVETVHSFTNDQNLLDNYHKADRRGRSAPLNMVITETGAASAVAKALPDLKAPITGSSIRVPVPDVSIAILSLRLGRETTRDEVLDHLREVSLTSPLKRQIDFTNAPDAVSSDFIGSRHASIVDAGATKVDGDNAILYLWYDNEFGYSCQVIRVVQHVSGVEYPTFPAPVTSA from the coding sequence GTGACTGTCAATGACGACTCGTTCACCAATTGGAAGCACCGCGAGGAGACCGCGGAGTCGATGATCCCGATCATCGGGAAGCTGCACCGTGAGCGGGACGTGAACGTCCTGCTGCACAGCCGCTCCTTGGTGAACAAGTCGGTGGTCAGCATTCTCAAGACCCACCGATTCGCCCGGCAGATAGCCGGCGAGGAGCTCTCGGTCACCGAGACGATGCCGTTCCTGCGCGCCCTCGCCACGCTCGACCTCGGGCCCTCCCAGATCGACATCGGCATGCTCGCCGCGACGTACCGCGGCGACGAACGCGGGCTCTCCGTCGAGGAGTTCACCGCCGACGCCGTCGCCGGCGCGATCGCCGACGGTGCCGAGGAGACCGCCGGGCGCCGCCCGGGCCGCGACGTCGTCCTGTACGGCTTCGGCCGCATCGGCAGGCTCGTCGCCCGCCTGCTCATCGAGAAGGCCGGCTCCGGCAACGGGCTCCGGCTGCGCGCCATCGTCGTCCGCCCGGGCGGCGGGCGGGCCGCCGACGATCTCGTGAAGCGGGCCTCGCTGCTGCGCCGCGACTCGATCCACGGCCAGTTCCAGGGCACGATCACCGTCGACGAGGCGAACAGCACGATCATCGCCAACGGCAACACCATCAAGGTGATCTACGCGAACGACCCGTCCGAGGTCGACTACACCGCGTACGGCATCCACGACGCCATCCTGATCGACAACACCGGCAAGTGGCGGGACCGCGAGGGACTGTCGACGCACCTGCGTCCGGGCATCGACAAGGTCGTCCTGACCGCGCCCGGCAAGGGCGACGTCCCGAACATCGTGCACGGTGTCAACCACGACACGATCAAGCCGGACGAGCAGATCCTGTCCTGCGCCTCCTGCACGACGAACGCGATCGTGCCGCCGCTCAAGGCGATGGCCGACGAGTACGGCGTGGTCCGCGGCCACGTGGAGACCGTCCACTCGTTCACCAACGACCAGAACCTGCTGGACAATTACCACAAGGCCGACCGCCGCGGCCGCTCCGCGCCGCTCAACATGGTCATCACCGAGACCGGCGCCGCGTCCGCCGTCGCGAAGGCGCTGCCGGACCTGAAGGCCCCGATCACCGGCAGCTCGATCCGCGTGCCCGTCCCGGACGTCTCCATCGCGATCCTGAGCCTGCGCCTCGGCCGCGAGACCACCCGCGACGAGGTCCTCGACCACCTCCGCGAGGTCTCCCTCACGTCGCCGCTCAAGCGCCAGATCGACTTCACCAACGCGCCCGACGCCGTCTCCAGCGACTTCATCGGCTCGCGGCACGCCTCGATCGTCGACGCCGGCGCCACCAAGGTCGACGGCGACAACGCGATCCTCTACCTCTGGTACGACAACGAGTTCGGCTACTCGTGCCAGGTGATCCGCGTCGTGCAGCACGTCTCCGGCGTCGAGTACCCGACGTTCCCGGCTCCGGTCACCTCGGCCTGA
- a CDS encoding glycosyl hydrolase, whose protein sequence is MRFGVNYTPSQGWFHHWLDFDLDAVRADLDAIASLGVDHVRVFPLWPVFQPNRSLIRPRAVEQLVALADAAGERGLDVNVDGLQGHLSSFDFLPAWTRTWHRRNLFTDPDVVAAQAEYLRTLAAALADRPNFIGMTIGNEIAQFAAGPPHPDPDRISSAQAGSWLERVLAACEEGAPGRTHLHAEYDASWYQDDQPFTPAHAARLGALTAVHSWVFNGTAQRYGKDGPATYGHAAYLVELSKAWADDPHRPVWLQEVGAPQPLIPAEHAHRFTEATIDAVLDCPDLWGITWWCSHDVSRDLADFPELEYSLGLLTNDGTVKPAGKAVAGIAAEWRGRVHSPAPRTTALVVDAGDDATAPRRSVCAPGGPVFEAFAALAAEGVRPTVVLASRADDAEHLAARGITEVVTPDHGAGGRSLGARCAAD, encoded by the coding sequence ATGCGTTTCGGCGTCAATTACACCCCCTCTCAGGGGTGGTTCCATCACTGGCTGGACTTCGACCTCGATGCCGTGCGCGCCGATCTCGACGCGATCGCGTCGCTGGGTGTCGACCATGTGCGGGTGTTCCCGCTGTGGCCGGTGTTCCAGCCCAATCGGTCCCTGATCAGGCCGCGCGCGGTGGAGCAGCTCGTCGCCCTGGCGGACGCGGCCGGTGAACGCGGTCTCGACGTGAACGTGGACGGGCTCCAGGGGCATCTGTCCAGCTTCGACTTCCTGCCCGCGTGGACGCGGACCTGGCACCGGCGCAATCTGTTCACCGACCCGGACGTGGTGGCCGCGCAGGCGGAGTACCTGCGGACGCTGGCGGCGGCGCTCGCGGACCGGCCGAACTTCATCGGGATGACGATCGGCAACGAGATCGCCCAGTTCGCGGCGGGGCCGCCGCATCCGGACCCGGACCGCATCTCCTCGGCCCAGGCGGGGAGTTGGCTGGAGAGGGTGCTCGCCGCGTGCGAGGAGGGGGCGCCGGGCCGCACGCATCTGCACGCGGAGTACGACGCGTCGTGGTACCAGGACGACCAGCCGTTCACCCCGGCGCACGCGGCACGCCTCGGAGCGCTGACGGCGGTCCATTCGTGGGTGTTCAACGGGACGGCGCAGCGGTACGGCAAGGACGGTCCGGCGACGTACGGGCACGCGGCCTATCTCGTCGAGCTGTCGAAGGCGTGGGCGGACGATCCGCACAGGCCGGTGTGGTTGCAGGAGGTCGGGGCGCCGCAGCCGCTGATCCCGGCGGAGCACGCGCACCGGTTCACGGAGGCGACGATCGACGCGGTCCTCGACTGCCCCGATCTGTGGGGCATCACGTGGTGGTGCTCGCACGACGTGTCGCGGGACCTGGCCGACTTTCCCGAACTGGAGTATTCGCTGGGCCTGTTGACGAACGACGGCACGGTGAAGCCGGCGGGGAAGGCGGTCGCCGGGATCGCCGCCGAGTGGCGCGGGCGTGTCCACTCCCCCGCGCCGCGCACCACCGCGCTCGTGGTGGACGCGGGTGACGACGCGACGGCGCCGCGCCGCTCGGTGTGCGCGCCGGGCGGTCCGGTCTTCGAGGCGTTCGCCGCGCTGGCCGCGGAGGGGGTGCGTCCGACGGTGGTCCTCGCGAGCCGCGCCGACGACGCGGAGCATCTCGCGGCGCGCGGGATCACCGAGGTCGTCACCCCTGACCACGGTGCGGGAGGCCGGTCGCTCGGTGCGCGTTGCGCTGCTGACTGA
- a CDS encoding 3-hydroxyacyl-CoA dehydrogenase NAD-binding domain-containing protein, with amino-acid sequence MTTTAPTTPLPAPEDVRRVACVGAGVIGGGWVAHFLARGYDVTAWDPAPDVAQKLRRLVDAAWPALTLLGLAGGASPDRLTVTATLEQAVGEAEFVQESAPEKLDLKRDLLARIDAAAPPGVVIASSTSGYPMTDMQTTAADPSRLVVGHPFNPPYLIPLVEVVGGERTDAAAVAWASRFYEVAGKSVITMDREVPGFIANRLQEALWREALHMVANGEATVRDIDASITEGPGLRWAVMGPMLTFALAGGEGGMAHMLDHFGPSLKSPWTRLQAPELDRELYEAVVAGCDEAADGRSIADLVAERDRGVIDVLRATGRLDATSDPKGDPR; translated from the coding sequence ATGACCACCACTGCCCCCACCACCCCCCTTCCCGCGCCGGAGGACGTCCGCCGCGTCGCCTGCGTCGGCGCCGGAGTCATCGGCGGCGGCTGGGTCGCGCACTTCCTGGCCCGCGGCTACGACGTCACGGCCTGGGACCCGGCGCCCGACGTGGCGCAGAAGCTGCGGCGGCTGGTCGACGCGGCCTGGCCCGCGCTCACCCTGCTGGGCCTCGCCGGCGGCGCGTCGCCGGACCGGCTCACCGTCACCGCCACGCTCGAACAGGCCGTCGGGGAGGCCGAGTTCGTGCAGGAGAGCGCGCCCGAGAAGCTCGACCTGAAGCGCGATCTCCTCGCCCGTATCGACGCCGCGGCGCCGCCCGGTGTCGTCATCGCTTCGTCCACGTCGGGCTACCCGATGACGGACATGCAGACGACCGCCGCCGACCCGTCGCGCCTGGTCGTCGGCCACCCGTTCAATCCGCCGTACCTGATTCCGCTCGTCGAGGTCGTCGGCGGCGAGCGCACCGACGCGGCGGCGGTCGCCTGGGCGTCCCGCTTCTACGAGGTCGCGGGCAAGTCCGTGATCACGATGGACCGCGAGGTGCCCGGCTTCATCGCGAACCGGCTCCAGGAGGCCCTGTGGCGCGAGGCGTTGCACATGGTGGCCAACGGTGAGGCGACGGTCCGTGACATCGACGCATCGATCACCGAGGGCCCCGGCCTGCGCTGGGCGGTGATGGGCCCGATGCTGACGTTCGCGCTCGCGGGCGGCGAGGGCGGCATGGCGCACATGCTGGACCACTTCGGTCCGTCGCTGAAGTCGCCCTGGACGCGGCTCCAAGCGCCGGAACTGGACCGGGAGTTGTACGAGGCCGTGGTCGCGGGCTGCGACGAGGCGGCGGACGGGCGCTCCATCGCCGACCTGGTGGCCGAGCGCGACCGGGGCGTCATCGACGTCCTGCGCGCGACGGGCCGTCTCGACGCGACGTCCGACCCGAAGGGGGACCCGCGATGA
- a CDS encoding TauD/TfdA dioxygenase family protein — translation MSVTDTPPTHALRPARIPDDGLYEGRRVLRRTPENWDDRPYELFGLVPRGATIGAEIRGVDLARPLSPALRGELNRALLEWKVLFFRGQHLSSAHQRAFALNWGELETNPLLARGDSDDVVRFDKSAGSVPTYENVWHTDVTFRERPAMGAVLQLREVPPFGGDTLWADMAAAYDNLPRWVRDRVDGAVAEHDFLPGFRRFYGPERLARWQESFPPVTHPVVRTHPETGRRMLFVNTSFTTRILGVERAESDRLLRILFQQAHVPEFQVRFTWQPGDIAFWDNRATQHYAVADYGDDRRVAERVAVAGDRPY, via the coding sequence ATGTCCGTGACGGACACCCCGCCCACCCACGCCCTGCGTCCCGCCCGCATCCCCGACGACGGCCTGTACGAGGGCCGACGCGTCCTGCGCCGCACCCCCGAGAACTGGGACGACCGCCCGTACGAGCTGTTCGGCCTCGTCCCGCGAGGAGCCACCATCGGCGCCGAGATCCGCGGCGTCGACCTCGCCCGCCCCCTGTCGCCCGCGCTGCGCGGGGAGTTGAACCGCGCCCTGCTCGAATGGAAGGTCCTGTTCTTCCGCGGGCAGCACCTCAGCAGCGCGCACCAGCGTGCGTTCGCCCTCAACTGGGGGGAGTTGGAGACCAACCCGCTGCTCGCGCGCGGCGACAGCGACGACGTCGTGCGGTTCGACAAGAGCGCCGGGTCGGTGCCCACGTACGAGAACGTGTGGCACACCGACGTCACCTTCCGCGAACGGCCCGCGATGGGCGCCGTGTTGCAGCTGCGCGAGGTCCCGCCGTTCGGCGGCGACACCCTGTGGGCCGACATGGCGGCCGCGTACGACAACCTGCCGCGGTGGGTGCGGGACCGCGTCGACGGGGCCGTCGCCGAGCACGACTTCCTGCCCGGCTTCCGCAGGTTCTACGGGCCCGAACGGCTCGCCCGGTGGCAGGAGTCGTTCCCGCCCGTCACGCATCCCGTCGTGCGCACGCATCCCGAGACCGGACGGCGGATGCTCTTCGTCAACACCTCCTTCACGACGCGGATCCTCGGCGTCGAGCGGGCGGAGAGCGACCGGCTGCTGCGGATCCTGTTCCAGCAGGCCCATGTCCCGGAATTCCAGGTGCGGTTCACGTGGCAGCCGGGCGACATCGCCTTCTGGGACAACCGGGCCACGCAGCACTACGCCGTCGCCGACTACGGCGACGACCGCCGGGTCGCCGAGCGCGTCGCCGTCGCGGGCGACCGCCCGTACTGA
- a CDS encoding TetR family transcriptional regulator C-terminal domain-containing protein — translation METDDVPVGASGADTAARVRDVITAAGVSQREFARRIVMDPSKLSRSLSGTRRFTVAELARIADEGRIDVGRLLGSRPREEAAPVMEPVESVAGGRPLQIVRATVRLIAEHGFHAVRVADIARACATSTAAIHYHFPGRADLLEAAVRWCMDEDTARRAALVADADDAAVELRQLIELQTPRTEQQRVQWAVWLDLWAEAARSTAVGRLHAEYYRQWRETVADVVRRGVAQGVFRAEVDPEAAALTLTALIDGLATQVLADGSGGGADAMHAALDTHVRDSLLVAP, via the coding sequence GTGGAAACCGACGACGTCCCCGTCGGCGCGTCCGGCGCCGACACCGCAGCCCGCGTCCGTGATGTCATCACGGCCGCGGGCGTCAGCCAGCGCGAGTTCGCGCGCCGTATCGTCATGGACCCGTCCAAGCTGTCCCGCTCACTGAGCGGCACCCGCCGCTTCACGGTGGCGGAGCTGGCACGGATCGCCGACGAGGGCCGGATCGACGTGGGCCGGCTCCTCGGGTCGCGGCCCCGCGAAGAGGCGGCGCCCGTCATGGAGCCCGTCGAGTCCGTCGCGGGCGGGCGGCCGCTCCAGATCGTCCGCGCGACGGTCCGGCTCATCGCCGAGCACGGCTTCCACGCGGTGCGGGTCGCGGACATCGCCCGTGCCTGCGCCACCAGTACCGCGGCGATCCACTACCACTTCCCCGGCCGCGCCGACCTGCTCGAAGCAGCGGTGCGCTGGTGCATGGACGAGGACACCGCGCGGCGCGCCGCGCTGGTCGCCGACGCGGACGACGCGGCGGTGGAACTGCGTCAGCTCATCGAGCTCCAGACGCCACGCACCGAGCAGCAGCGCGTCCAGTGGGCGGTCTGGCTCGACCTGTGGGCCGAGGCCGCGCGCTCCACCGCGGTGGGCCGGCTGCACGCCGAGTACTACCGGCAGTGGCGGGAGACCGTCGCCGACGTCGTCCGCAGAGGGGTGGCGCAGGGCGTGTTCCGCGCGGAGGTCGATCCGGAGGCGGCGGCGTTGACGCTGACCGCTCTGATCGACGGCCTGGCGACGCAGGTCCTGGCGGACGGCTCCGGCGGTGGCGCCGACGCGATGCACGCGGCACTGGACACCCACGTCCGGGACTCGCTCCTGGTGGCTCCGTAA